In Uranotaenia lowii strain MFRU-FL chromosome 2, ASM2978415v1, whole genome shotgun sequence, one genomic interval encodes:
- the LOC129741229 gene encoding uncharacterized protein LOC129741229: protein MKVFIAFLVASLAVAAQAGYVQNAWPVNSLGWNSWNNGWNNGWNEWNNWNTKGLVSYPYSSVHGSWPAVNSVYDNAWINGNGWYGAKPTVVQANVAKVNPLGLPWAGYGYGHGYNNYVAHGAPVVAAKYVAANPGSVHVAPLVGHAVNQKLIVA, encoded by the exons ATGAAG gTATTCATCGCATTCCTGGTAGCCAGCTTAGCTGTTGCTGCTCAAGCCGGATATGTCCAGAACGCATGGCCAGTCAACTCCTTGGGATGGAACTCCTGGAACAACGGATGGAACAATGGATGGAATGAATGGAACAACTGGAACACCAAAGGTCTGGTTTCGTATCCTTATTCTTCCGTTCATGGATCCTGGCCAGCAGTGAACTCCGTCTATGACAACGCCTGGATCAACGGAAACGGATGGTATGGAGCGAAGCCAACCGTTGTTCAGGCCAACGTAGCCAAGGTTAATCCGTTGGGCCTTCCATGGGCCGGATATGGTTATGGACATGGATACAACAACTATGTTGCTCATGGTGCTCCAGTCGTTGCTGCCAAGTATGTTGCTGCCAATCCAGGATCAGTTCATGTTGCCCCTCTAGTTGGACATGCCGTGAATCAGAAGCTGATTGTTGCGTAA
- the LOC129741230 gene encoding uncharacterized protein LOC129741230 gives MSTDETKQPTGMHVGDEGASVVSQEYRMDAVSFPRLNPPNMTDSNIESYFMSLEFWFAATGIGHDTKKYHIVMAQVPPEKLNELRSIIDATPSSDKYPYIKARLIAHFADSQQKRLQKVLSDMPLGDMKPSHLFNEMRRVAGAALCETILLDLWAARLPPHAQAAVIASQGNASEKNRIADAIVESMNLRTITSIETPNPRSTQAEPSTTSGIEALQIEIAQLTKRFDRAFSARNRSRSRSRYDYSSRETPTVDGPCWYHRTFGREARTCRKPCNFHLTTSSTSSRQ, from the coding sequence ATGTCTACCGATGAAACGAAACAACCAACGGGCATGCATGTCGGTGACGAAGGCGCGAGTGTAGTGAGCCAAGAATATAGAATGGATGCTGTTTCATTCCCGCGCTTGAATCCGCCGAATATGACAGATAGTAACATCGAGTCGTATTTCATGTCCCTCGAGTTCTGGTTCGCTGCGACGGGTATCGGACATGACACGAAGAAATACCACATCGTCATGGCCCAGGTACCGCCCGAGAAACTGAACGAACTGCGTTCCATCATAGATGCCACACCCTCGTCCGACAAATATCCCTATATAAAAGCGAGGTTAATAGCACATTTTGCAGATAGCCAGCAAAAACGTCTGCAAAAAGTTTTGTCCGACATGCCACTCGGTGACATGAAACCCAGCCACTTATTCAATGAGATGCGTAGAGTCGCTGGTGCTGCGTTATGCGAAACTATTTTGTTGGATTTATGGGCCGCTAGACTACCACCGCACGCCCAAGCCGCCGTTATCGCATCACAAGGAAATGCGAGCGAAAAAAATCGCATTGCGGATGCAATCGTCGAATCGATGAACCTTCGAACCATAACCTCCATCGAAACGCCGAACCCGAGATCTACACAAGCCGAACCATCAACAACTTCTGGCATCGAGGCTTTGCAAATAGAAATTGCACAGCTTACAAAGCGATTTGATAGAGCTTTTTCTGCTAGGAACCGATCCCGCTCCCGTAGTAGATACGACTACTCATCTCGTGAAACACCAACCGTTGACGGTCCATGCTGGTATCATCGAACTTTCGGGCGCGAGGCCCGAACGTGCCGAAAACCTTGTAACTTCCACCTCACCACATCATCGACTTCGTCCCGTCAATGA
- the LOC129741232 gene encoding uncharacterized protein LOC129741232, with product MKAFVAFLVATLAVAAKAGYVENSWPVNSLGWNSWNNGWNNGWNEWNNWNTKGLVSYPYSSVHGSWPAVSSVYDNAWINGNGWYGAKPTVVQANVAKVNPWGLPWAGYGYGHGYNNYVAHGASVVAAKYVAANPGSLHVAPLIGHAVNQKLIVA from the exons ATGAAG GCATTCGTCGCATTCCTAGTTGCTACTTTGGCCGTTGCTGCCAAAGCCGGATATGTCGAGAACTCGTGGCCGGTCAACTCCTTGGGATGGAACTCCTGGAACAACGGATGGAACAATGGATGGAATGAGTGGAACAACTGGAACACCAAGGGTCTGGTTTCGTATCCTTACTCATCCGTTCATGGATCCTGGCCAGCAGTGAGCtccgtgtatgacaatgcctgGATCAACGGAAATGGATGGTATGGAGCGAAACCAACCGTTGTTCAGGCCAACGTTGCCAAGGTCAATCCATGGGGACTTCCATGGGCCGGATATGGTTATGGACATGGATACAACAACTATGTTGCTCATGGTGCTTCAGTCGTTGCTGCCAAGTATGTTGCTGCCAATCCAGGATCATTGCATGTTGCTCCACTTATTGGACATGCCGTCAACCAGAAACTGATTGTTGCCTAA
- the LOC129746011 gene encoding uncharacterized protein LOC129746011 yields the protein MKAFIAFLVASLAVAAQAGYVENSWPVNSLGWNSWNNGWNNGWNEWNNWNNKGLVSYPYSSVHGSWPVVSSVYDNAWVNGNGWYGAKPTVVQANVAKVNPWGLPWAGYGYGQGYNNYVAHGAPVVAAKYVAANPGSVHVAPLVGHAVNQKLIVA from the exons ATGAAG GCATTCATCGCATTCCTGGTTGCTTCCTTGGCCGTTGCCGCTCAAGCCGGATACGTGGAGAACTCGTGGCCGGTCAACTCCTTGGGATGGAACTCCTGGAACAACGGATGGAACAATGGATGGAATGAATGGAACAACTGGAACAACAAGGGTCTGGTGTCTTACCCTTATTCCTCAGTTCATGGATCTTGGCCAGTAGTTAGCTCCGTCTATGACAACGCTTGGGTTAACGGAAACGGATGGTATGGAGCAAAGCCAACCGTCGTTCAGGCCAATGTTGCAAAGGTCAATCCATGGGGACTTCCATGGGCCGGATATGGTTATGGACAAGGATACAACAACTATGTTGCTCATGGTGCTCCAGTCGTTGCTGCCAAGTATGTTGCTGCCAATCCAGGATCAGTTCATGTTGCTCCACTGGTGGGACATGCCGTCAACCAGAAACTGATTGTTGCCTAA
- the LOC129746017 gene encoding adult cuticle protein 1-like — protein MKCVTILFSVALILACGEGAVIPWVIPGGVPVAIAAPEGLAIPGATVVQSNPPPIPVAVVIPAPAPPPAITVDNSSGTPVILAPAAPPVVLLPAPPAVVAPAPPAPVATSVSATRGAVHVAPLPGHSVSQQQLNLAPAPGT, from the exons ATGAAG TGTGTAACAATTTTGTTCAGTGTTGCCCTCATCTTGGCCTGTGGCGAGGGTGCCGTCATTCCTTGGGTCATACCGGGTGGAGTTCCAGTAGCTATTGCAGCCCCAGAAGGTTTAGCCATTCCAGGGGCAACCGTGGTCCAATCGAATCCTCCGCCGATTCCAGTTGCCGTCGTAATTCCTGCCCCTGCACCACCTCCAGCGATTACAGTAGATAACAGTTCTGGAACACCGGTGATTCTAGCTCCAGCTGCTCCACCAGTGGTTTTGCTCCCGGCTCCACCAGCTGTAGTGGCTCCTGCTCCTCCAGCTCCAGTGGCCACTTCCGTTTCGGCTACACGTGGAGCTGTCCACGTGGCACCACTTCCCGGTCATTCTGTTTCGCAGCAACAGCTCAATCTGGCTCCGGCTCCCGGAACTTAG
- the LOC129746013 gene encoding uncharacterized protein LOC129746013 gives MKVFITFLVASLAVAAQAGYVQNAWPVNSLGWNSWNNGWNNGWNEWNNWNTKGLVSYPYSSVHGSWPAVNSVYDNAWVNGNGWYGAKPTVVQANVAKVNPWGLPWAGYGYGNGYNNYVAHGAPVVAAKYVAANPGSVHVAPLVGHAQKLIVA, from the exons ATGAAG GTTTTCATCACTTTTCTGGTAGCCAGCCTAGCTGTTGCTGCTCAAGCTGGATATGTCCAGAACGCATGGCCAGTCAACTCCTTGGGATGGAACTCCTGGAACAACGGATGGAACAATGGATGGAATGAATGGAACAACTGGAACACCAAGGGCTTGGTATCGTATCCTTATTCCTCAGTTCACGGATCCTGGCCAGCAGTGAACTCCGTCTATGATAACGCTTGGGTTAACGGAAACGGATGGTACGGAGCAAAGCCAACCGTCGTTCAGGCCAACGTTGCTAAGGTCAATCCATGGGGACTTCCATGGGCCGGATATGGTTATGGAAATGGATACAACAACTATGTTGCTCACGGTGCTCCAGTAGTTGCTGCCAAGTATGTTGCTGCCAATCCAGGATCAGTGCATGTTGCTCCACTTGTTGGACATGCCCAGAAACTGATTGTCGCCTAA
- the LOC129746009 gene encoding uncharacterized protein LOC129746009 yields the protein MSKDINSQAASSKHHNKSAELQSKQLLPSSTNHKTMKAFVAFLVATLAVATQAGYVENSWPVNSLGWNSWNNGWNNGWNEWNNWNNKGLVSYPYSSVHGSWPAVSSVYDNAWINENGWYGAKPTVVQANVAKVNPWGLPWAGYGYGHGYNNYVAHGTPVVAAKYVAANPGSVHVAPLVGHAVNQKLIVA from the exons ATGAGCAAGGATATAAATAGTCAAGCAGCGAGTAGCAAACATCATAACAAGTCAGCAGAACTTCAAAGCAAACAGTTGCTCCCGAGCTCAACCAACCATAAAACAATGAAG GCATTCGTCGCATTCCTCGTTGCTACTTTGGCAGTTGCCACTCAAGCCGGATATGTCGAGAACTCGTGGCCAGTCAACTCCCTGGGATGGAACTCCTGGAACAACGGATGGAACAATGGATGGAATGAATGGAACAACTGGAACAACAAGGGTCTGGTTTCGTATCCTTATTCTTCCGTTCATGGATCCTGGCCAGCAGTGAGCTCCGTCTACGACAACGCTTGGATCAACGAAAACGGATGGTATGGAGCAAAACCAACCGTTGTTCAGGCCAACGTAGCAAAGGTCAACCCGTGGGGACTTCCATGGGCCGGATATGGTTATGGACATGGATACAACAATTATGTTGCTCATGGTACTCCAGTCGTTGCTGCCAAGTATGTTGCTGCCAATCCAGGATCAGTTCATGTTGCTCCACTTGTTGGACATGCCGTCAACCAGAAGCTGATTGTCGCCTAA